The DNA segment AAACAAGAAAGGTTTAAAAATACTTGAAATTTAAAGTCATTATTTCCTCTTCTAAAACCATGACAAAAAAAATAATTCACTAAAATGAGGAAAACCGTAAAATAATTCCATTCAGTCCACTTAGCTTTGAAAAAATCAATCATATCCCCACTTTGAAAGTAGTGTGATTTATCAACGGAATTTGTTGATAACAAAAATCTTACACTACTTTCAAATTGTGTATTTTTAGATTCTCAAACAAAAGTGTCACCAATGTTTTTATTCCAGCCCTCAGTCCTCAAGAAATATTTAAACCAACAAGATTCTGCCTTAGTCCAAAAAGCCTATAAAAAATACACCAAGTATTTTCACAATGCGGCCATTCAGGAAAACATCCGCAACAGCAAGGAGGAACAATTCTTGCGAGAATTATTTGTGGACATATTGGGTTATACACTCAATCCAGCGGCTAACTTTAATTTTACCACGGAACTCAAAAACATAAAAGGAGCTAAAAAAGTTGATGGGGCCATCCTAAAAGAAGGAAATGCTCTCGGTGTAATCGAACTAAAGGGTACCAACACGAAAGATGAGTAATGAATTCTACATACAAGAGCAACATAGAAGAGTTGAAAAAATATATAACAAAAAAAAACACTCAAATTTCATAAATAAAAAAGGACTAGCAGATTGGTATACAACTGAGCTCAGGAAAAATGATTGTAAATGCTATTATTGTGAAACTTCAATATTTGATATTATTAAATTAATAAACCTTTATAAAGTAAAAACTAGAGCTGTTAAAGGCAATGGAGTTAGAGGTCCTGTCTTAGAAATTGACAAAAATGATAATATCTATTCAAAAGAAACTTGTGTATTAGCTTGTTATTATTGCAATAATGATAAAAGTTACACATTGGATAAAGAAGAATATAAACAGCATTTTGGTGAAAATAGAAAACGTTTTTTTGACAAATTGTTACAGGAGGTGTTGCAAACTAAAGAAGATAAGAATTAAACCAAAAAAGTGTAGTATTAAATACAAAAAGAAGCATATTATGATAAAATATCTTGAAGAATTATTGTACGAAAAAACAAAAGAAACGCAAAGTGCTATTTTATATGCCCAATGGAATTATGATAAAAAAGTTATTCCTTCCGCACTTAATGCCGTTTCTAATATATTTCCTCATTATAGTTTGCATGATGAATCACACTCAATAACTATAATTAACAACATAGTGAGAGTTCTCGGAAAAGAAAATATGGTAAAATTATCTGCAATAGATATTTGGCTAATTTTAGAAGCTTCTTATAATCATGATATTGGTATGGTTGTATCGAGTGAAGAACTTTTAAAAACAATTGAGTCTGATAAATTCATTAGCTTTTTTAAAGAGCTACTTCAAGATACAAAAAATAGCCTCTATGAATTTGCAAATCAATTTAATATTATTGAAAATAAAATACGTTCTAAAGAAGATGTGTATAATTTAGAATTAAACGACAGTATCAAGTTTATACTAGCAGAATTCTTTAGAAGAACACATGCTGAACGTTCAGTCGACATAATAATAAATCCATTAGGAGAACTTTCAATTGCTTCACCTAGAGGTGTAATTCCTGCAAGGATAAATAGGATTTTGGCAAATATCTGTTCTTGTCACACGAAAAATTTTGAGGATGTGATGAAACTTCCTTTTTCTGAAGTAGGTATAGATATTGAAGATGCTCATCCTCGATTTATAGCTTGTTTACTTCGAATTGGTGATTTACTTGATTTAGATAATAATCGGTTTTCTGATGTGATGTTAAGAACTCTAACAAAAGTTCCAATTGATACGTTGAATCATAAATCAAAACATTTATCAATAGAATCTTTCAGGGTAGACAAAGAAATAATCGAAATTACAGCAAACTGTAAAGATTATGATGTGGCTAACATAACTCAGCACTGGTTTAATTATTTGAATTCTGAGATAACCGAGCAAATGATTCGTTGGAATAAAATTGTTCCTTTCAAAGAGTTGGGGTATTTACCATCAATTGGAAAATTAGAAGTTATATTAGAAAATTATGATTTGATAGACGGAAAGAACAAACCAAAATTTTCTGTAGATACAGACAAAGCTTTAGCATTATTACAGGGAGCAGGAATTTATGATGGTGCATATCAATGTATTCGTGAAGTTTTACAAAATGCAGTGGATGCGTCTTTAATTAGAATCTGGTTAGAACATTTTGAATCGAGTGATTTTTCAACACCTCAAAGCAAAGATTTTATTAGTCTAATTAATGATTATCAAATTATTATAAATATTAATGAAAAAGAAATTGAAGGTGATTTTAAATGTTGGGAAATAGAAATAAATGATAAGGGCACTGGGATTTCTAGTACTGATTTAAAATTTTTAATGAATACTGGAAGTTCATCTAAAAATAGTGAAAGAATAAATATCATTGAAAATATGCCTGCATGGCTAAAACCGTCAGGAACTTTTGGCATAGGCTTTCAAAGTATTTTCATGTTGACAGATTTAGTAACTATTGAAACAAAAAGTTTCTTTGATGAAGAGTTTCGAATAATTGAATTAAATAGTCCAAGCTCTAAAAAGAATGGAGATATTTTAATTCAAAAGAAAAAGACAACGCACGCTGTTAAACCTGGTTCAAAAATTTCATTCATTCATAAAACTAAAGCAATTCCAGATGGATATATCGTTAATTTTGGAACAAATGCTGAAAGAGTTGTGACAAACTTTGACCCTTTTTCAAATGAATCAATGGATGTTGAAATAGCGAAAATAGTAGATGAAATATTTGATTTTGCTGATAAG comes from the Flavobacterium limnophilum genome and includes:
- a CDS encoding HD domain-containing protein, which translates into the protein MIKYLEELLYEKTKETQSAILYAQWNYDKKVIPSALNAVSNIFPHYSLHDESHSITIINNIVRVLGKENMVKLSAIDIWLILEASYNHDIGMVVSSEELLKTIESDKFISFFKELLQDTKNSLYEFANQFNIIENKIRSKEDVYNLELNDSIKFILAEFFRRTHAERSVDIIINPLGELSIASPRGVIPARINRILANICSCHTKNFEDVMKLPFSEVGIDIEDAHPRFIACLLRIGDLLDLDNNRFSDVMLRTLTKVPIDTLNHKSKHLSIESFRVDKEIIEITANCKDYDVANITQHWFNYLNSEITEQMIRWNKIVPFKELGYLPSIGKLEVILENYDLIDGKNKPKFSVDTDKALALLQGAGIYDGAYQCIREVLQNAVDASLIRIWLEHFESSDFSTPQSKDFISLINDYQIIININEKEIEGDFKCWEIEINDKGTGISSTDLKFLMNTGSSSKNSERINIIENMPAWLKPSGTFGIGFQSIFMLTDLVTIETKSFFDEEFRIIELNSPSSKKNGDILIQKKKTTHAVKPGSKISFIHKTKAIPDGYIVNFGTNAERVVTNFDPFSNESMDVEIAKIVDEIFDFADKSYIPIKLFIDNEEIKISSLENKFDYFDPENSLEIKIHCGNEKNGWNLLTYYKNQNTENRLRQEFDALGFEINIHKDKASEVLTLNRNKIKSEYSKTLSSDFYKSSFKIISKNFDDIFQTEEEKSIGSMFLNFYKELNEIKDIDISQFNHWENFEVDLKIKGIDAKKKMIDLLRESKKIFIKNNPKRTLTNDDEYDFIDSELSISLSNLRPSFAFTKFFLLKIGEYFKAVESKIDAPNQSRTIIYSKEKQGSPIQDEELLIILKNTTQHSARVTIPCLEKYFDLRINDDSHTPYLSHYTLDGNIYFPFPKMLSPFIKQTNEADQSILKEEINDKLIDWVYDNRFITETTRQQIIEAYKLFCNDNDISLINSEETK